One stretch of Athene noctua chromosome 27, bAthNoc1.hap1.1, whole genome shotgun sequence DNA includes these proteins:
- the NDUFA13 gene encoding NADH dehydrogenase [ubiquinone] 1 alpha subcomplex subunit 13 translates to MAAQKVKQDMAPPGGYGPIDYKRHLPRRGLSGYSLFALGIGSLLLGYYTLIKWNRERRRLLIEDLEARIALMPLLQAESDRRTLRLLRQNLDEEAKIMKDVPGWKVGESQFHTDRWVPPTVDELYYLRPPSEMDNEKFGLQYYV, encoded by the exons ATGGCGGCGCAGAAGGTGAAGCAGGACATGGCCCCGCCGGGCGGGTACGGCCCCATCGACTACAAACGGCACCTCCCGCGCCGCGGCCTCTCAG gttACAGCCTCTTCGCGCTCGGCATCGGCAGCCTCCTGCTGGGCTACTACACCCTCATCAAGTGGAACCGGGAGCGCAG gcGGCTGCTCATCGAGGACCTGGAGGCGCGGATCGCGCTGATGCCGCTGCTGCAGGCGGAGTCTGACCGCAG GACCCTCCGCCTGCTGCGGCAGAACCTGGATGAAGAGGCCAAAATCATGAAGGATGTCCCTGGCTGGAAG GTCGGCGAATCCCAGTTCCACACCGACCGCTGGGTCCCCCCGACGGTGGACGAGCTTTATTACCTGCGCCCCCCCAGCGAGATGGACAACGAGAAGTTTGGGCTGCAGTACTACGTCTGA
- the YJEFN3 gene encoding yjeF N-terminal domain-containing protein 3, whose protein sequence is MSSAPGRARDPPRYLSKAEAEAIEKELLEDYRFGRQQLIEIWGHACAMAVTKASSSSHCGHHPHPTTGIISILPWAFPLPSLPRKQPTVLVVCGPAQNGAIGLVCARHLRIFDYEPTIFYPKRSPDPLYRDFTTQCEKMDIPFLSYLPTEVQLINDAYNAVVDAVLGAEAEVGEGREPCAAILATLKHIRIPIVSLDVPSGWDVEAGSSGGISPDVLVSLSAPKECARRFLGRQHFVAGRFLPYDVQKKFELNPPEYPGTECVVALRAPRQ, encoded by the exons ATGAgctccgcgcccggccgcgcCCGGGACCCGCCCCGGTACCTCAG CAAGGCAGAGGCCGAGGCCATCgagaaggagctgctggaggattATCGGTTTGGGCGGCAGCAGCTGATCGAGATCTGGGGACACGCCTGTGCCATGGCTGTGACCAAG GCATCATCTTCATCCCACTGTGGGCACCACCCTCATCCTACCACGGGCATCATCAGCATCCTGCCATGG GCCTTCCCGCTGCCGTCCCTGCCGCGGAAGCAGCCCACGGTGCTGGTGGTGTGCGGCCCGGCGCAGAACGGGGCCATCGGGCTGGTGTGCGCCCGGCACCTGCGGATCTTT GACTACGAGCCCACCATCTTCTACCCCAAACGCTCCCCGGACCCCCTGTACCGGGATTTCACGACGCAGTGTGAGAAGATGGACATCCCCTTCCTCTCCTACCTCCCCACCGAG GTGCAGCTGATCAATGACGCCTACAACGCCGTGGTGGACGCGGTGCTGGGAGCCGAGGCCGAGGTGGGcgaggggagggagccctgcgCCGCCATCCTGGCCACCCTGAAGCACATCCGCATCCCCATCGTCAGCCTGGACGTGCCCTCAG GGTGGGACGTGGAGGCCGGGAGCAGCGGCGGGATCAGCCCCGACGTCCTGGTGTCCCTGTCGGCGCCCAAGGAGTGCGCCCGCCGCTTCCTGGGCCGCCAGCACTTCGTGGCCGGTCGCTTCCTCCCTTACGACGTGCAGAAAAAGTTTGAGCTCAACCCCCCCGAGTACCCCGGCACCGAGTGCGTGGTGGCCCTGCGAGCCCCCCGGCAATAA